The Variovorax sp. S12S4 genome includes the window ACCTGGTGGGCCACTGCGTCAACCTGCTGCCGCTGCGCCTTGCCGCGCACGGCCAGATGCGCTTCGACGCATTGCTGGGCGAATGCAGCACCGCCGTGCTCGATGCCTTCGACCACCAGGCGCTCACCTACGGCGCGCTGCTGGGCAAGCTTGCGCTGCAGCGCGACCCGAGCCGCCTGCCGCTGGTGAGCGTGGTGTTCAACGTCGACCCCGACGTGGCCAGCAGCACGCAGGCCTTCACCGGCCTGGATGTCACGCAGGACACCATCCCCCGCCAGTACGAGAACTTCGAGCTCTTCCTGAACCTGCGCCCGCTCGACGGCGGGCTGCAGATGGAGGCGCAATACAACGCCGACCTGTTCGACGAGGCCAGCGTGCAGCGCTGGCTCGACATGTTCGAGTGCGTGCTCCGCTCGGCCGCGCGCAATCCGGGCGAAACCGTCGGCGGGCTCGAGGTGCTTTCGCCGGAAGGCGCGCAAGAGCTCATCGCGTTGCAGCCGCCGCCCACCCCGCTGGAAGGCGCGCCGCATGCGCTCGCACGTTTCCTGGCCCGCGTGCCTCTGCAGCCTGACCGCCCTGCCGTGCGCGACGGCGCGCGAATCTTCACCTATGCCGAACTCGACGCGCAGTCCAACCGGCTCGCGCGTGCATTGCGCGAGCGCGGCGTGCGGCGCGGCCACCATGTGGGGCTGTGCCTGGAGCGCAGCCTCGAGATGGTGCTTGCAATGGTCGCCGTGCTCAAGGCGGGCGCCGCCTACGTGCCGCTCGACCCCGCCTTTCCGCAGGCGCGGCTCGACCACTACGCCAAGGATGCCGGCCTCAGCCTGCTGCTGACCTCCTCGGACCTTGCCGCGGCGCCGCGCAGCTGGCGCGAGGGCGCGGGCGAACAGGTGTTCGAGATCGACCGCGACAGCGCCTGGCAACAGGCCTCCGGCGATCCCCTGCCCGCGAGCGAAGACGACGCCGGCCCGGACGACCCTGCCTATGTGATCTACACCTCCGGCTCCACCGGCCTGCCCAAGGGCGTGTCCGCGCGGCACGCATCGGTGGCCAACCTGCTGCAGTGGATGCAGAGGAAGTCCGGCATGAACGCCAGCGACCGCATTGCCGCGGTGACCACGCTGTCGTTCGACATGGCGGTGCCCGACCTGCTGCTGCCGCTGGCCGTGGGCGCCGAGATCGTGATGGTGCAGCGCGAGCTGGCCATGGACGGCGTGCGCCTGAGCACGCTGCTCCAGGAAGAGCAGATCAATTTCCTGCAGGCCACGCCCGGCATGTGGCAGCTGCTGCTCGACGCCCAATGGCCGGGCGCACCGGGCTTTCGCGGCTGGATCGGCGGCGAGCCGCTGCGCCCGAGCTTTGCGCTTGCGCTGTGCGAGCGTCTTTCGGAGCTCTGGAACGGCTATGGCCCGACCGAAACCACGGTGTATTCGACCGCATGGCTGGTCGACCCCAAGGCCGTGGCATCGCGCGGCGTGTCCATCGGCCACCCGGTGGACAACACCGAGATCTGGATTCTCGACGCCGACCTGCAGCCCTGCCCCATCGGCGTGCCGGGAGAAATCTGCATTGCCGGCGACGGGCTGTCGCAAGGCTACATCGACCGGCCCGAGCTCACGGCCGAGCGCTTCGTCACCGCCCGCATCTTCGGCACGGCCAAGCGGCTGTACCGCACCGGCGACCGCGGCCGCTGGCGCAACGACGGGCTGATCCAGCACCTGGGCCGGCTGGACTTCCAGCTCAAGGTGCGCGGCTACCGCATCGAGCCGGGCGAGATCGAGGCGCGCTGCCGCGAGGTGGCCGGCGTTTCGCGCTGCGTGGTCGTGGCGCGCGAAGACAGCCCGGGCGACGTGCGCCTGGTGGCCTACCTTGCGCTCACGCCCGGTGTCGATTTCGACCAGGACGTGCTGATGGCGCACCTGCGCGAGCACCTGCCCGCCTTCATGCTGCCGCAGCACGTGGTGGCGCTGAAGACGCTGCCCACGCTGCCCAACGGCAAGGTCGACCGGGTTTCGCTGCCGCCGCCGCAGGCCGTCTCGCGCGACGAGGCGCGGCGCGGCGCCGGCCCCCGCACCGATTGCGAACGCAAGGTGCTCGAGACCATGGAAAAGGTGCTGAGCCTGCCCGGCCTCGACATGCGGGACGACTTCTTCGCCATGGGCGGCCATTCGCTGCTGGCTTCGCGCCTGACCACGCTGCTGAGCCGCGAGTTCAAGATCACGCTGCCGCTGCGCTCGCTGTTCGAAGCGCCCACGGCCGAAAAGCTGGCCGCCGTTGTCGAAGGCCTGCAAAGCGCGGGCTCCCGTGCACAGGCGCCGCTGCCCTGCCGCATCAATCGCAAGACGGCGCCGCTGACGCCGTCGCAGGAACGCATCCGGTTCATGGAGGACCTGCATCCCGGCCGCTCGGTCTACAACGCGCCCGCCGCCCAGCGCCTGACCGGCAACTTCGATATGCAGCGCTTCGAGGCCGCGTTCAGGGAAATCATTCGCCGCCAGCCCGCCCTGCGCACCCGCATGGCGACCGACCCGCACACCGGGCAGCCGGTGCAGGCGATGTCGGAGGCGGTGGACTTCGAACTGCCGTTCATCGACCTGCGCAACCTGCCGGCCGACCAGCGCGAAGCCGAGCTGGCCGATCGCATGCAGGAGCTTGCCGACCGGCCGATCGACATTCACCGCGCGCCCATGATGCATGCGGCGGTGTTCCAGCTCGATGCGCATGAGCATGTGTTCGTGTTCGTGCCGCACCACCTGATCTGGGACGGCTGGTCATTCGACCTGCTCCAGCGTGAGCTCTCCGCCATCTACGACGCGGCGGAACGCGGTCGCCCGCACGGCCTGCCCGCGCTTGCCACCACGCATGGCGACTATGCCGAGTGGCAGGCCAACTGGATGAACGAGCCCGGCTTCCAGGAGCAGCTGGACTTCTGGCTGAAGCGCTTCGCCGACGCGCCGATGCCGCGCCTGCCCAACACCGACATGCCGCGGCGCTCGGGCAAGAGCGGCCAGGGCGGCGCGCAGTGGATCCGCGTCGACCTTGCGACCACGCAGCAGTTGCGCAAGGTGGCCCGCGACATGGACGTGACGCTGAGCATGCTGACCTTCGGCATCTATGCGCTCACCATGAGCCGGGTCATCGGCTCGGAGTCGATCGTCATCGCCAACCCGGTGCGCGGCCGCCAGCAGCCCGAGACCGAAGACGTGATGGGCTTCTTCAACAACGTGCTGCCGGTGTCGCTGCAGGTCAAGCTGGACCAGCCGCTCGCCGAGTTCATGCGCTACGTGAAGCGTGAGCTGCTGTCGATCATGAACTACCAGCAGGTGCCGTTCGAGCGGCTCATGGCGGAGCCCGCCCTGGGCGCCCGCATCCGCGCGGTCGGCCCTTACCAGACGATGTTCTCGTTCCAGGACGCGCGCGACCGCGCACGGCGCCTGGGCAGCCTGCAAACCCGCCAGCTGCACCTGATGCAGCACGGCGCCACCGACGACATCGGCATGTGGCTGATGGACAAGCCGCACGGGCTGGAGGGCGCGCTGAACTACAACGCCGACATCTACCTGCGCGAAACCGGCGCGCACCTGCGCGACCGCTACCTGGAGTTGCTGCAACGGGCCGCCGAGCATCCCGAAGCCACGCTGGACGAACTCTCCAGCGAAGAAGGTTCGGCCAGCGCCGTGTACCTGCGCAAGCTCGCGGCGGTCGATCCGCTCAAGGCCACGGCCGCGGCACCGGTCAACGGCACGGCCGTGGCCCCGAAGGCGGACGAGACGCTCCTGAACCCGGAGCACGCCCGCCTCGCGCAGATCTGGGCCTCGGTAATCGGCATCGACGTCAACGACATCCGCCCGACCGACAACTTCTTCGACCTCGGCGGAGATTCGCTGCTCGTGCTGCGGGCGCTGCAGCAGACCGAGCAGACGCTGGGCTATCGCGTGCAGTCGCGCCGCTACCTGTTCGAAAACCTCGGCCAGATCGCCGCCTCCGCCCGCGAAGCGCATGACAGCGCCGATCTCTCGGAGCTCGCGCCGCTGGCCATGGGCAACCTCAAGGCCGGTGCGCGCGGCGAGGGACTGCTGAGCCGCACTTTCGGCGGCTGGCTGCGCAAGGAGTAACGATCATGGGACACGCGGCCTTCGCCCTTTCTTCTGTCGACGCACCGCTCTGCCGGTATTTCGACCTGGATGACTGCGCCGGTCCCGGCGCCGCGCTGATCCTCTCCAAGGAGGAACGCACACGCGCCGGACAGTTCCGCTTTCCCCAGGAGCGGCAACGGTACGTGGCGGCGCACGCCGCGCTGCGCTACGCGCTGGCCGAGCAGACCGGCGCGCGCGCCGATGCGCTGCGCTTCACGCACAGCGCCTTCGGCAAGCCTTCGCTGCTGGGCTGGCCGCGTGTTCATTTCTCGCTGAGCCACAGCCAGGGGCTGGGCCTGATCGCCATCGGCGAGCGCGGCCCGCTGGGCGTGGACGTGGAGCAGCTTCGCCCCGTGCCCGACGCATTGGCACTTGCCGCCACGCATTTCACGCGGCTGGAGAACGAAGCGCTGCGCGCCCTGCCCGCCAACGAGCGCGACCAGGCCTTTCTCACCTGCTGGACGCGCAAGGAGGCCTGCCTCAAGGCCATCGGGCTGGGGCTGATCGTGCCTCCGGAGCGCTTTGAAGTGGGTGTGGACGCGGACTGCCGCAGTGTCGAGGTGCCGGTCGCCGGCCGAATCCTGTGGCTTGTGCTGCAGCCCGCGCCTTCGCGCATGGACAGCGTGGGATCGATCGCCGAGTGGCGGCAGACCCACACCCGCGCCAGCGTGCCGCGCGGCGCAACGGAGAGCTTTGCATGACCCCCTACCCATTCCTTTTCGGCCCCGCATCGCGGCAGATCTTCGGCCTGTTCCACGCCGCCGAGGAAGCTCTGCCCGGAAACACCGCGGTGCTCATCTGCCCGCCTTTCGGGCAGGAGGGCATGCGCACGCACCGCTTCTTCAAGGTGCTGGCCGAACGCCTGGCGCGCTCCGGCATCGCAACCTTGCGCTTCGACTTCTACGGCACCGGCGATTCACCGGGCGACGAGGACGACGGCGAGCTCGACGGCTGGCGGCGCGACCTGTGCTCTGCGCATGAAGAGCTGCGCCGGCGCGCACCGGGGAGCCGCATCGTCTGGGTGGGCGCGCGGCTCGGCGCCACCCTGGCCGTGCTGGCGGCGCGCAACGGGCGCTGCGACCCGGCGCGGCTGGTGCTGTGGGAGCCGGTGATCGACGGGCGCCGCTATGCGCGCCTGCTGCGCGAAGAGCATGTGGCGGCCCTCGACACGACCTTCTGCATTCCCGACCTGGCGTGGCGCCGCAGCCTTTCGCGCGAGCCCGGCGCCATGCCCGAGGAGGCACTGGGCACCTCGCTTTCGCCCACGCTGCGCACGCAGCTGGCCACGCTCACGCCTGAATCGCTCCCGCTCACGGCCCTGCACGACACGCTGGTGCTCACAGGGCCGGACGACGAAGAGACGGCGCAGTGGGCGGCCGAGCAGCAGTCGCGCTACATGCCGGTGCGCCTTGCGTACTTCCAGCACCGGCTCGACTGGACTTCAGACCCCTACCCCAACAGCGCCATGGTTCCGGCCGACGCGCTCAACCGCCTGCAGGGGGCCCTTCATGAATGACATGACGCAAACCCCGGTGCGGTTCGGCGCCGGCAACTCGCTGGTCGGCACCGTCACGATGCCCGCGCGGCAAGTGCCGGCCACCGCCGCATGCCTGATGTTCAACATGGGCGCCAACCATCGCATCGGCCCGCGCCGCATCAACGTGAAGCTGGCGCATGTGCTGGCCGCGCGCGGCGTGAGCAGCCTGCGCTTCGACCTGGGCGGCGTGGGAGACAGCGAGGCGTCCGACTTTTCGCACGACCTGCAGACCCGCGCCATGCACGATCTGCAGGCCGGCATGGACCTGCTCGAGAAAACGATGGGCATCCGGCAATTCGTGATCGTGGCCATGTGCTCGGGCGTGGAGCACGCCATGGCGGTGGCCGAAGCGGACACGCGCGTGGTGGCGATTTCGCTGTTCGACGGCTTCGCGTTTCCGGAATGGCGCTCGCGCTGGGAGCGCACGGTGCGGCGCGCCATTGCAGCCCCCGCGCACCCGGCCTTCGCGGGCAAGGCCAAGCGCTGGCTCCAGCGGCACTTTCTGCGCAGCCATTCGACAAAGGCGCTGCCCGGCTTCTTCACGGAAAGAAAGCCGCCGCAGGTCAACGCCCTGTGGTTCGGCGCGGCCATGAAGCGCCTGGTCGAACGGAAGGTGGCGGTGCAGCTGCTGTATTCGGGCTCCCTGCATGTATCGGACCGCGGCCGCGACCAGCTCGGGCCCTTCCGGCGCGAGCCCTTCGCGCAGGCCCTCCAGTACGAGTTCATGCGCGAGCTCGACCACACCTTCTGCACGGCAAAGGGCCAGCAGCTCTTTCTCCAGTCGGTGGGCGACTGGGTAACCGCATGCGCCTCGGGCGCCGGCACCGAGCGCCGCACCGTGAGCCCCACGCCGGCCGTTGCCGAGCCCCCGCTGCATGGCGCCTACGCGCCGCAGTGAACCCATTCCAGGACTTTCAGGATCCCCCACGAGCAAAGGACCATCCCATGGCACACCTTGACCCAGCCAGTTCTTCGCGCGGCGCACCCGTTGCCCCCGCGTCCGTCCAAGCTTCCGCCCGCGAGCGCGTCCGACGCCGGATCGGGTCGGTGGTTGCGCTGGTGCTGCCGCTGTGCCTGGCTGGCTGCGGGATTCCCGGCTTCAAGACGCCGGACACCAGCGGCTGGAGCAGCTCCCACGCGGAAGGCGAGCCGAAGATCGTTCCCATCACGCCCGAGCTGATCCGCACCCGCGCCGC containing:
- a CDS encoding non-ribosomal peptide synthetase gives rise to the protein MNAVLRPPAAAGLIECVIPTTESQREVWLGATMSTEASLSYNESVLLRFRGPLDRDAMARAVARLVARHQSLRATVSPDGTCMLVGQPPEDPMEQKDLSGLSPEARAQALKTAHDTAVCTPFSLEQGPLFRAVLYRLGDAEHELVMSAHHVVCDGWSWVVITEQLGHLYAEQTGNGLRLKPAPTYAAFAAEEAAEAAHPDMQVHVDYWLERFPGGTLPVIELPLDHLRPATRTFSSRRAERLLDRRLVTTLRSMSAKTGASLFAGLLTGFVATLHRLTGQDDIVVGIPASGQIARDMPDLVGHCVNLLPLRLAAHGQMRFDALLGECSTAVLDAFDHQALTYGALLGKLALQRDPSRLPLVSVVFNVDPDVASSTQAFTGLDVTQDTIPRQYENFELFLNLRPLDGGLQMEAQYNADLFDEASVQRWLDMFECVLRSAARNPGETVGGLEVLSPEGAQELIALQPPPTPLEGAPHALARFLARVPLQPDRPAVRDGARIFTYAELDAQSNRLARALRERGVRRGHHVGLCLERSLEMVLAMVAVLKAGAAYVPLDPAFPQARLDHYAKDAGLSLLLTSSDLAAAPRSWREGAGEQVFEIDRDSAWQQASGDPLPASEDDAGPDDPAYVIYTSGSTGLPKGVSARHASVANLLQWMQRKSGMNASDRIAAVTTLSFDMAVPDLLLPLAVGAEIVMVQRELAMDGVRLSTLLQEEQINFLQATPGMWQLLLDAQWPGAPGFRGWIGGEPLRPSFALALCERLSELWNGYGPTETTVYSTAWLVDPKAVASRGVSIGHPVDNTEIWILDADLQPCPIGVPGEICIAGDGLSQGYIDRPELTAERFVTARIFGTAKRLYRTGDRGRWRNDGLIQHLGRLDFQLKVRGYRIEPGEIEARCREVAGVSRCVVVAREDSPGDVRLVAYLALTPGVDFDQDVLMAHLREHLPAFMLPQHVVALKTLPTLPNGKVDRVSLPPPQAVSRDEARRGAGPRTDCERKVLETMEKVLSLPGLDMRDDFFAMGGHSLLASRLTTLLSREFKITLPLRSLFEAPTAEKLAAVVEGLQSAGSRAQAPLPCRINRKTAPLTPSQERIRFMEDLHPGRSVYNAPAAQRLTGNFDMQRFEAAFREIIRRQPALRTRMATDPHTGQPVQAMSEAVDFELPFIDLRNLPADQREAELADRMQELADRPIDIHRAPMMHAAVFQLDAHEHVFVFVPHHLIWDGWSFDLLQRELSAIYDAAERGRPHGLPALATTHGDYAEWQANWMNEPGFQEQLDFWLKRFADAPMPRLPNTDMPRRSGKSGQGGAQWIRVDLATTQQLRKVARDMDVTLSMLTFGIYALTMSRVIGSESIVIANPVRGRQQPETEDVMGFFNNVLPVSLQVKLDQPLAEFMRYVKRELLSIMNYQQVPFERLMAEPALGARIRAVGPYQTMFSFQDARDRARRLGSLQTRQLHLMQHGATDDIGMWLMDKPHGLEGALNYNADIYLRETGAHLRDRYLELLQRAAEHPEATLDELSSEEGSASAVYLRKLAAVDPLKATAAAPVNGTAVAPKADETLLNPEHARLAQIWASVIGIDVNDIRPTDNFFDLGGDSLLVLRALQQTEQTLGYRVQSRRYLFENLGQIAASAREAHDSADLSELAPLAMGNLKAGARGEGLLSRTFGGWLRKE
- a CDS encoding 4'-phosphopantetheinyl transferase family protein — encoded protein: MGHAAFALSSVDAPLCRYFDLDDCAGPGAALILSKEERTRAGQFRFPQERQRYVAAHAALRYALAEQTGARADALRFTHSAFGKPSLLGWPRVHFSLSHSQGLGLIAIGERGPLGVDVEQLRPVPDALALAATHFTRLENEALRALPANERDQAFLTCWTRKEACLKAIGLGLIVPPERFEVGVDADCRSVEVPVAGRILWLVLQPAPSRMDSVGSIAEWRQTHTRASVPRGATESFA
- a CDS encoding alpha/beta fold hydrolase, whose protein sequence is MTPYPFLFGPASRQIFGLFHAAEEALPGNTAVLICPPFGQEGMRTHRFFKVLAERLARSGIATLRFDFYGTGDSPGDEDDGELDGWRRDLCSAHEELRRRAPGSRIVWVGARLGATLAVLAARNGRCDPARLVLWEPVIDGRRYARLLREEHVAALDTTFCIPDLAWRRSLSREPGAMPEEALGTSLSPTLRTQLATLTPESLPLTALHDTLVLTGPDDEETAQWAAEQQSRYMPVRLAYFQHRLDWTSDPYPNSAMVPADALNRLQGALHE